Proteins encoded in a region of the Delphinus delphis chromosome 13, mDelDel1.2, whole genome shotgun sequence genome:
- the PRKAB1 gene encoding 5'-AMP-activated protein kinase subunit beta-1, producing MGNTSSERAALDRQGGHKTPRGDSSGGSKDGDRPKILMDSPEDADLFHSEEIKAPEKEEFLAWQHDLEVNDKAPAQARPTVFRWTGGGKEVYLSGSFNNWSKLPLTRSHNNFVAILDLPEGEHQYKFFVDGQWTHDPSEPIVTSQLGTVNNIIQVKKTDFEVFDALMVDSQKCSDVSELSSSPPGPYHQEPYVWKPEERFKAPPILPPHLLQVILNKDTGISCDPALLPEPNHVMLNHLYALSIKDGVMVLSATHRYKKKYVTTLLYKPI from the exons ATGGGCAACACGAGCAGCGAGCGCGCTGCGCTGGACCGGCAGGGCGGCCACAAGACGCCCCGAGGGGACAGCTCGGGGGGCTCCAAGGATGGGGACAGGCCCAAGATCCTGATGGACAGCCCCGAGGACGCTGACCTCTTCCACTCCGAGGAAATCAAG GCTCCGGAGAAGGAGGAGTTCCTGGCCTGGCAGCACGATCTGGAAGTGAACGACAAAGCTCCTGCCCAGGCTCGGCCAACTGTGTTTCGATGGACGGGGGGCGGAAAGGAAGTTTACTTATCTGGGTCCTTCAACAATTGGAGTAAACTTCCCCTCACGAGAAG CCACAATAACTTTGTAGCCATCCTGGACCTGCCGGAAGGAGAGCATCAGTACAAGTTCTTCGTGGATGGTCAGTGGACACACGACCCTTCTGAG CCGATAGTGACCAGCCAGCTTGGCACAGTAAACAACATCATTCAAGTGAAGAAAACTGACTTTGAAGTATTTGATGCTTTAATGGTGGATTCCCAAAAGTGCTCCGACGTGTCTG AGCTGTCCAGTTCCCCACCAGGACCCTACCATCAGGAGCCTTACGTCTGGAAACCAGAGGAGCGGTTTAAAGCACCACCCATCCTCCCGCCACATCTTCTCCAGGTCATCCTGAACAAGGACACAGGGATTTCT TGTGATCCAGCTTTGCTCCCTGAGCCCAACCACGTCATGCTGAACCACCTCTATGCACTTTCCATTAAG GACGGAGTGATGGTGCTCAGCGCGACCCACCGGTACAAGAAAAAATACGTCACCACCTTGTTATACAAGCCCATATGA